A window of the Dioscorea cayenensis subsp. rotundata cultivar TDr96_F1 chromosome 14, TDr96_F1_v2_PseudoChromosome.rev07_lg8_w22 25.fasta, whole genome shotgun sequence genome harbors these coding sequences:
- the LOC120275733 gene encoding uncharacterized protein At5g65660-like, translated as MSQATTSSSSSSSSRPTLGFPLGTALLLIVIFCLSGIFSCCYHWDKLRSLRARASRHSTDLEDPHTHDQEHVMPTLSSPTLPVKLALVHQSHEQEKKQSLPVIMPGDQIPKFMAWPRACQQR; from the exons ATGTCACAggcaacaacatcatcatcatcatcatcatcatcaaggcCGACGCTGGGGTTCCCGCTTGGTACGGCGCTTCTGCTCATTGTCATATTTTGCCTCAGCGGGATTTTCTCCTGTTGCTACCACTGGGACAAGCTCCGCTCCCTGCGTGCTCGTGCAAGCCGCCACTCCACCGATCTAGAAGACCCCCACACTCACGACCAAGAGCATGTCATGCCCACcctttcttcgccaactctgcCCGTTAAACTTGCCCTTGTACATCAG AGCCATGAGCAGGAAAAGAAGCAAAGCTTGCCAGTCATAATGCCTGGGGATCAGATTCCCAAGTTCATGGCTTGGCCTCGGGCGTGTCAGCAACGATAG